In the genome of Deinococcus deserti VCD115, one region contains:
- a CDS encoding glycosyltransferase family 4 protein translates to MTGFQDLHVAFMTDAPRVAGSELWLLDVLPLLQAQGLRSTLFLSDRENLDTFAARFEAAGIPVHRYHALTDLPELTRAFDLRVVQGWTPGTYRQLLPLLVAPRMVISHDQLDFHYPQPLRASYLEVYPWTKAGPLRSADAVATVSRWAGEFMRRNMRLKDVHVVSNGVRTDDFRPAMAEERLALRESLGFTRFTVLVPGRFAPEKNQLAALLAARHAPELDFVFCGDMDSSMGRLASTLARRLRLANARFLGRRWDMPELYRAADVLLQPTLAENQSLVTLEAMSSGLPVVTTPIPAQAELVRDGVDGLLVPPQPALLARALKALAAHPDRARQFGHAARAHVLAAHTLEGTTHQVGSMLREVLTQHSR, encoded by the coding sequence ATGACTGGCTTCCAGGACCTTCATGTCGCCTTTATGACCGACGCGCCGCGGGTGGCAGGCAGCGAACTCTGGCTCCTGGATGTGCTGCCGCTGCTCCAGGCCCAGGGGTTGCGTTCCACGCTGTTTCTGTCAGACCGCGAGAACCTGGATACATTCGCTGCACGCTTCGAAGCCGCAGGCATTCCGGTGCACCGGTATCATGCCTTAACGGATCTACCCGAGCTGACACGCGCCTTTGACCTGCGGGTTGTGCAGGGTTGGACCCCTGGAACTTACCGCCAGCTGTTACCGCTCCTGGTGGCTCCCCGGATGGTCATCAGCCACGATCAGCTGGACTTTCACTATCCGCAGCCGCTGCGGGCCTCGTATCTGGAGGTGTATCCCTGGACGAAGGCCGGTCCGCTGAGGTCAGCCGACGCCGTAGCCACCGTGTCCCGGTGGGCGGGCGAATTCATGCGGCGCAACATGCGGCTCAAGGATGTCCACGTGGTCAGTAACGGCGTCCGCACCGACGACTTCCGGCCAGCCATGGCCGAGGAACGTCTGGCTCTGCGCGAGTCACTGGGTTTTACCCGCTTTACCGTCCTGGTGCCAGGACGCTTCGCTCCTGAGAAAAATCAACTGGCTGCCCTTCTGGCCGCCCGTCACGCGCCGGAACTCGACTTCGTGTTCTGTGGAGATATGGATTCCAGCATGGGCCGACTGGCCAGCACCCTGGCGAGGCGGCTACGGCTGGCCAACGCCCGGTTCCTGGGACGGCGCTGGGACATGCCAGAGCTGTACCGCGCTGCCGACGTCCTGCTGCAACCCACCCTGGCAGAGAACCAGTCACTGGTGACGCTGGAGGCCATGAGCAGCGGGCTTCCGGTCGTGACCACACCAATCCCCGCCCAGGCCGAACTGGTGCGCGACGGCGTGGACGGCTTGCTCGTCCCGCCTCAACCGGCTCTGCTGGCCCGTGCCCTGAAGGCTCTGGCGGCTCACCCTGATCGGGCTCGCCAGTTTGGGCACGCTGCCCGGGCCCATGTGCTGGCTGCCCACACATTGGAAGGCACCACCCATCAAGTGGGCAGCATGCTCCGGGAGGTCCTTACTCAACACTCCCGGTAA
- a CDS encoding homoserine O-acetyltransferase family protein — protein MTALTYPASHLPPATPERCSGLQTVTLFCSEPLLLDCGQAVTHVRVAYHTYGEAREDATLVLHALTGTSAVHEWWPEFLGEGRPLDPTRDFVVCANVIGGCAGSTGPAELASVGGQDASLSLRDMARVGRALLDHLGVRRVSLVGGSMGGMLAYAWLLECPDLVEKAVIIGAPARHSPWAIGLNTAARSAIQAAPGGEGLKVARQIAMLSYRSPESFALTQAGQRSPGTPAITSYLQYQGEKLHARFCERSYVALTWAMDMFQPTDDELRSIRAPVLVVGIRSDVLYPPAEVQGYAALLPHAQYWELDSVHGHDAFLMDAQDLPERVRAFLS, from the coding sequence GTGACCGCCCTGACGTACCCTGCTTCCCACCTGCCCCCCGCCACGCCGGAGCGATGTTCAGGCCTGCAGACGGTGACCCTGTTCTGCAGCGAGCCGCTGCTGCTGGACTGTGGTCAGGCCGTGACCCACGTCCGAGTGGCCTACCATACCTACGGCGAGGCGCGTGAGGACGCCACACTTGTCCTGCATGCCCTGACGGGAACCAGCGCGGTGCACGAGTGGTGGCCGGAGTTTCTGGGTGAAGGTCGTCCGCTGGACCCGACCCGCGATTTCGTGGTGTGTGCCAACGTGATTGGCGGCTGCGCGGGCAGTACCGGCCCGGCGGAGCTTGCTTCCGTAGGCGGCCAGGACGCCTCGCTGAGTCTGCGGGACATGGCCCGCGTGGGACGCGCACTGCTGGACCATCTGGGCGTGCGCCGGGTGAGTCTGGTAGGCGGCAGCATGGGCGGCATGCTGGCCTATGCCTGGCTGCTCGAATGCCCGGATCTGGTGGAAAAGGCCGTAATTATCGGAGCGCCGGCGCGTCACTCGCCCTGGGCAATTGGTCTGAATACCGCCGCACGCAGCGCCATCCAGGCCGCCCCTGGAGGAGAGGGCCTGAAGGTGGCCCGTCAGATCGCCATGCTGTCCTACCGCAGTCCTGAGAGTTTTGCGCTGACGCAGGCCGGACAGCGCTCGCCCGGTACCCCGGCCATTACGTCCTACCTGCAGTATCAGGGCGAGAAGCTGCATGCGCGCTTCTGCGAGCGGAGCTACGTGGCACTGACCTGGGCGATGGACATGTTTCAGCCGACCGATGACGAACTGCGCAGCATCCGCGCCCCGGTCCTGGTCGTGGGCATCCGCAGCGATGTGCTGTATCCGCCAGCCGAGGTGCAGGGCTACGCAGCCCTGCTGCCCCATGCACAGTACTGGGAACTGGACAGCGTTCATGGTCACGACGCTTTCCTGATGGACGCCCAGGATCTCCCGGAGCGGGTCCGCGCTTTTCTGAGCTGA
- a CDS encoding O-acetylhomoserine aminocarboxypropyltransferase/cysteine synthase family protein, which yields MALKFETLQVHAGQHPDPTTGAQAVPIYATNSYVFQSPEHAADLFGLRAFGNIYSRIQNPTTAVFEERVAALEGGVGALAVSSGHAAQFVAITTLAQAGDNIVASPNLYGGTINQFRVTLRRLGIEVRFTSKEERPEEFAALIDDHTRAIYLETIGNPALNIPDFEGVAAEAHARGVAVIVDNTFGAGGYYCQPLRHGADIVTHSASKWIGGHGNGIGGVIVDGGTFDWGNGRYPLMTESSPSYHGLNFWETFGTGNPLGLPNVAFIIRARTEGLRDLGTTLAPQQAWQFLQGLETLSLRAERHANNALTLASWLAAHPDVSRVTYPGLSNHPHYDRAQHYFPRGAGSVLTFELRGGRAAGEAFIRSVKLAQHVANVGDTRTLVIHPASTTHSQLDEQTQATAGVTPGLVRVSVGIEHIDDIQEDFAQALAVAFDLLPSSEEQAVPAGPSSFGVEGG from the coding sequence ATGGCTCTGAAATTTGAGACCCTGCAGGTTCATGCCGGGCAGCATCCCGACCCCACAACCGGCGCTCAAGCCGTACCGATCTACGCTACCAACAGCTACGTGTTTCAGTCACCTGAGCACGCCGCTGACCTGTTTGGCCTGCGGGCCTTCGGGAACATCTACAGCCGGATTCAGAACCCCACCACCGCGGTGTTCGAAGAGCGGGTAGCGGCGCTGGAAGGCGGCGTTGGGGCGCTGGCCGTTTCCAGCGGTCACGCCGCGCAGTTCGTGGCGATCACCACGCTTGCCCAGGCCGGGGACAACATCGTCGCCAGCCCCAACCTGTATGGCGGCACCATCAACCAGTTCCGCGTGACTCTCAGGCGCCTGGGAATCGAGGTGCGCTTTACCAGCAAAGAAGAGCGGCCTGAGGAGTTCGCGGCCCTGATTGATGACCATACCCGGGCCATCTACCTGGAGACCATCGGCAACCCGGCTCTGAACATCCCAGACTTTGAGGGTGTGGCAGCTGAGGCCCACGCGCGTGGCGTTGCGGTCATTGTGGACAACACGTTTGGCGCAGGCGGATACTACTGCCAGCCACTGCGGCATGGGGCTGACATCGTGACGCACAGCGCCAGCAAATGGATCGGCGGGCACGGAAATGGAATTGGCGGTGTCATCGTAGACGGCGGCACCTTCGATTGGGGCAACGGCCGTTACCCCCTGATGACTGAGTCCTCGCCGAGCTATCACGGCCTGAACTTCTGGGAAACCTTCGGTACCGGTAACCCGCTGGGCCTGCCTAACGTGGCTTTTATCATTCGCGCCCGTACCGAGGGCCTGCGCGACCTCGGCACGACTCTGGCCCCCCAGCAGGCCTGGCAGTTCCTGCAGGGTCTGGAGACACTCTCACTGCGCGCCGAACGTCATGCAAACAACGCCCTGACCCTGGCCTCCTGGCTGGCTGCACACCCTGACGTGAGCCGCGTGACCTACCCTGGCCTGAGCAACCACCCCCATTACGACCGCGCCCAGCATTACTTTCCGCGTGGAGCGGGCTCCGTGCTGACGTTTGAGCTGCGCGGCGGCCGCGCAGCGGGAGAGGCGTTCATCCGCAGCGTGAAGCTGGCACAGCACGTGGCCAACGTGGGCGATACCCGGACCCTGGTGATTCATCCGGCCAGTACTACCCACAGCCAGCTGGACGAACAGACCCAGGCGACGGCAGGCGTCACGCCCGGCCTGGTCCGCGTCTCCGTAGGGATCGAGCACATCGATGACATCCAGGAGGATTTTGCACAGGCGCTGGCTGTGGCTTTCGACCTGCTGCCTTCCAGTGAGGAGCAGGCTGTGCCTGCAGGCCCCTCCTCCTTTGGCGTGGAGGGAGGGTGA
- a CDS encoding Fur family transcriptional regulator: MTATRSTRQRDVISRVLDGAEGPLTVAEVLRRAQADLPGLGIATVYRTLKLLTEQRRIHPVALDGETLYEPSGRGHHHHFSCTHCHRVFTLHSCPLNLPAGHTYPGGFVVEAHEVTLYGRCPQCAAG, encoded by the coding sequence ATGACCGCGACCCGCAGCACCCGCCAACGCGACGTGATCTCCCGCGTGTTGGACGGTGCAGAAGGCCCCCTGACCGTGGCTGAGGTCCTGCGCCGCGCTCAGGCGGACCTGCCGGGACTGGGCATTGCCACGGTGTACCGGACCCTGAAGCTGCTGACCGAACAGCGGCGAATTCACCCGGTTGCACTGGACGGCGAGACCCTGTACGAGCCCAGTGGCCGGGGCCACCACCATCATTTTTCGTGCACCCACTGCCACCGCGTGTTTACCCTGCATAGCTGCCCTTTAAACCTGCCGGCTGGCCATACGTATCCCGGAGGCTTCGTGGTCGAGGCCCACGAGGTTACGCTGTATGGCCGCTGCCCGCAGTGCGCCGCCGGTTGA
- a CDS encoding phage holin family protein — protein sequence MEERKSMGSALVDVFDAAVTLVKSEINNVARKVGDVAKAKGIGVVMLLAAVGPLIMGLIFLILTVFYGLMAMGLPAWAAALIIAILSLVVTGLLVMMGLKKLSAEVPSDEPLMHKDPSTMTEDERLEAQYQAEQQAVKQSASKPATVSAPVSGSHVASGTTTYGVGSEHRSAKDVEGHASGMQSTANSEPVPVYESTPSGQPQVYGDNLNKKLDDDHGDHGDHGHAHDPNIQHPVVLKDQPGITVSTTPTFKEDMKKEGY from the coding sequence ATGGAAGAACGCAAGAGCATGGGGAGCGCACTGGTCGATGTCTTCGACGCAGCCGTAACCCTCGTGAAATCAGAGATCAACAATGTGGCCCGCAAGGTCGGCGACGTTGCCAAAGCCAAGGGGATTGGCGTCGTCATGCTGCTGGCGGCGGTAGGACCGCTCATCATGGGCCTGATCTTCCTGATCCTGACCGTCTTTTATGGGCTGATGGCCATGGGTCTGCCGGCATGGGCCGCTGCGCTGATTATCGCCATTCTGAGCCTGGTGGTGACGGGCCTGCTGGTCATGATGGGGCTGAAGAAGCTCTCTGCCGAGGTTCCAAGCGACGAGCCTCTGATGCACAAAGACCCCTCCACCATGACCGAGGACGAACGCCTGGAGGCGCAGTATCAGGCCGAACAGCAGGCAGTCAAGCAGTCCGCCAGCAAGCCTGCTACGGTCTCAGCTCCCGTCAGCGGCTCGCACGTCGCTTCCGGCACAACCACCTACGGCGTCGGCTCAGAGCACCGGTCGGCAAAAGACGTTGAGGGTCACGCCTCGGGGATGCAAAGCACCGCCAACAGTGAACCTGTACCGGTCTACGAAAGCACACCGTCCGGCCAGCCTCAGGTCTACGGCGATAACCTGAACAAGAAACTCGATGACGACCATGGAGACCATGGAGACCATGGCCACGCGCACGACCCCAATATTCAGCATCCGGTCGTGCTTAAGGATCAGCCGGGCATCACCGTGAGCACCACGCCCACGTTCAAGGAAGATATGAAGAAGGAGGGGTACTGA
- a CDS encoding NAD-dependent succinate-semialdehyde dehydrogenase, whose product MTITQLDPVARVKAYFAGEWHTAPRTFEVFHPGNGQSIGAVADCTADDARRAIDAAETALREWRQTTGYDRGQVLRRWHDLMLQHKEELARLMTLEMGKPITETRGEVHYAASFIEWCAEEASRIGGERISMRLGNKRGFSSAEPVGIVYAVTPWNFPAGMITRKAAPALAAGCVMILKPAEQSPMTALYLAELWLEAGGPANTLQVLPTNDAAAFTAPFMEDTRVRKLTFTGSTPVGRLLYEQAARTMKRVSLELGGHAPFLVFEDADLERAAREVISSKFRNAGQTCICTNRIYVQRSVAEEFTRLLSARTAKLTLGDPLDDQTRIGPVVEQAGLDKIQAHVKDALDRGAVAAVGGKATGGLYFEPTILTNVAPDSLILREETFGPVAPIVLFDTEEEALRLANDSEYGLAAYAFTRDLSRAWRVAEALEYGIVGINDGGPSNGAPNVPFGGMKNSGVGREGGHWGLDEYLEIKFISMGV is encoded by the coding sequence ATGACCATCACCCAGCTTGACCCCGTGGCCCGCGTGAAAGCCTACTTCGCGGGGGAATGGCACACGGCCCCGCGCACCTTTGAGGTCTTTCACCCTGGCAATGGCCAGAGCATCGGCGCGGTGGCCGACTGTACCGCAGACGACGCGCGGCGCGCCATTGACGCCGCCGAGACAGCGCTGCGGGAGTGGCGCCAGACCACCGGGTACGACCGTGGGCAGGTGCTGCGCCGCTGGCATGACCTGATGTTGCAGCACAAAGAAGAGCTCGCCCGGCTGATGACGCTGGAAATGGGTAAGCCCATCACCGAAACGCGCGGCGAGGTGCACTACGCGGCCAGCTTTATCGAATGGTGCGCCGAGGAAGCCAGCCGCATCGGCGGCGAGCGCATTTCCATGCGCCTGGGCAACAAGCGTGGGTTTTCCAGTGCGGAGCCGGTAGGCATCGTGTACGCGGTGACGCCCTGGAATTTTCCTGCCGGCATGATTACCCGCAAGGCCGCCCCGGCCCTGGCTGCCGGCTGCGTGATGATTCTCAAGCCGGCCGAACAGAGCCCCATGACGGCGCTGTATCTGGCCGAACTCTGGCTGGAGGCCGGCGGACCGGCCAACACGCTGCAGGTACTGCCTACCAATGACGCCGCCGCCTTCACGGCGCCGTTTATGGAAGACACCCGCGTGCGCAAGCTGACCTTTACCGGCAGCACGCCCGTGGGCCGGCTGCTGTACGAGCAGGCCGCCAGGACCATGAAGCGCGTTTCCCTGGAACTGGGAGGCCACGCTCCCTTCTTGGTCTTTGAGGACGCGGACCTGGAGCGCGCGGCACGCGAGGTGATCAGCAGCAAGTTCCGCAACGCCGGGCAGACCTGCATCTGCACCAACCGCATCTATGTGCAGCGTTCGGTCGCCGAGGAATTTACCCGCCTCCTGAGCGCACGGACCGCGAAACTTACCCTGGGAGACCCGCTTGACGACCAGACCCGTATTGGACCAGTGGTGGAGCAGGCTGGGCTGGATAAGATTCAGGCCCATGTTAAAGACGCCCTGGACCGTGGAGCCGTCGCTGCCGTGGGGGGCAAGGCGACAGGGGGGCTGTACTTCGAGCCGACCATCCTGACCAACGTGGCTCCCGACAGCCTGATCCTGCGGGAAGAAACCTTCGGTCCGGTGGCGCCCATCGTGCTGTTCGATACCGAGGAAGAAGCGCTGCGTCTGGCCAATGACAGTGAGTACGGTCTGGCCGCCTACGCCTTTACCCGTGACCTGAGCCGCGCGTGGCGGGTGGCCGAGGCCCTGGAATACGGCATTGTGGGCATCAACGATGGAGGGCCAAGCAACGGCGCGCCCAACGTGCCTTTCGGCGGCATGAAGAACAGTGGTGTGGGCCGCGAAGGTGGCCACTGGGGCCTGGATGAGTACCTGGAGATCAAGTTCATTTCCATGGGTGTCTGA
- a CDS encoding alpha/beta hydrolase: MTLQQWTVPGAPVTGYVWPASSPRGAVLLSHGVGEYAGRYVERYHALIPTLVAAGFTVYAYDQRGHGQSAGRRAVVDMRVLVEDHLLAREALRGQPGPLFAFGHSMGGLVTAASVARDPRGLAGVILTSPALLVGEDESPLLKKVAPLLARIAPALPVTALDTANLSRLSDEVSAYQADASVYQGKVPALTAASMLTLSARLWASYERWTLPTLVIHGSADRITDPRGSQRFVEGIASTDKTFVHLEGGHHELLNDECRAEVRDRIVEWLQARGSQQS, translated from the coding sequence ATGACGCTGCAGCAGTGGACAGTGCCGGGCGCACCTGTGACGGGGTATGTATGGCCCGCTTCCAGCCCTCGTGGTGCGGTCCTGCTCTCGCATGGGGTGGGCGAGTACGCCGGGCGATATGTCGAGCGCTACCACGCCCTGATTCCGACACTGGTCGCGGCAGGCTTCACGGTCTATGCCTATGACCAGCGCGGGCACGGTCAGTCAGCCGGTCGCCGTGCCGTGGTGGACATGAGGGTGCTGGTCGAAGATCACCTGCTGGCCCGGGAGGCGCTGCGCGGGCAACCAGGTCCGCTGTTTGCCTTCGGACACAGCATGGGCGGGCTGGTCACGGCGGCCAGTGTGGCCCGTGATCCGCGTGGGCTGGCCGGCGTCATCCTGACGAGTCCCGCGCTCCTGGTTGGTGAAGATGAATCGCCCCTGCTGAAAAAAGTGGCTCCGCTGCTGGCCCGGATTGCACCCGCACTGCCGGTCACGGCGCTGGATACTGCCAACCTGTCGCGCCTGTCTGACGAAGTCAGTGCCTACCAGGCAGACGCCAGCGTGTACCAGGGCAAGGTGCCGGCCCTGACCGCCGCGAGCATGCTGACCCTCAGTGCGCGGCTGTGGGCGTCGTACGAACGCTGGACGCTGCCTACCCTGGTAATTCATGGCTCAGCCGACCGCATCACCGACCCACGCGGCAGTCAGCGGTTTGTGGAGGGAATTGCCAGCACCGACAAGACCTTCGTGCATCTGGAAGGCGGGCACCATGAACTGCTCAACGATGAGTGCCGCGCCGAGGTCCGTGACCGGATCGTGGAGTGGCTCCAGGCGCGCGGCAGCCAGCAGTCCTGA
- a CDS encoding OsmC family protein, producing MADISRKANAQWFGDLKSGNGTVSTESGALKDNSYSFKARFEQDKAPGTNPEELLAAAHAGCFTMQLSAMLAAHGHQPEDLRTEATCEMVKDGPGFKVSTMRLTIRGKVGNIDQAEFEKHVAQAADACPLSRVMKGNVEITHEAVLE from the coding sequence ATGGCAGACATTTCGAGAAAGGCCAACGCTCAGTGGTTCGGAGACCTGAAAAGCGGTAATGGCACGGTCAGCACTGAAAGTGGCGCCCTGAAGGACAACAGCTACTCCTTCAAGGCGCGCTTCGAGCAGGACAAGGCCCCCGGCACGAACCCCGAAGAACTTCTGGCTGCAGCCCACGCCGGCTGTTTCACCATGCAGCTTTCTGCCATGCTTGCCGCGCATGGCCATCAGCCCGAGGACCTGCGCACCGAAGCCACCTGTGAGATGGTCAAGGATGGTCCCGGCTTCAAGGTCAGCACCATGCGCCTGACCATCCGCGGGAAGGTCGGCAACATCGATCAGGCCGAGTTTGAAAAGCATGTGGCCCAGGCAGCCGATGCCTGCCCCCTGAGCCGCGTGATGAAAGGCAACGTGGAAATTACCCACGAAGCTGTCCTCGAATAA
- a CDS encoding acylphosphatase, whose product MRLTALISGTVQGVGYRRYVQRYARDLNVSGYAENLSDGRVEVVAEGHDPDLQRLLHWIGRGPPHARVREVQTQYSEATGLRDFHVY is encoded by the coding sequence ATGCGCCTTACCGCCCTGATTTCCGGCACCGTACAGGGCGTCGGATACCGCCGTTACGTCCAGCGATATGCCCGAGACCTGAATGTCAGTGGATATGCCGAAAACCTGTCTGATGGCCGGGTTGAAGTGGTGGCTGAGGGTCATGACCCGGACCTGCAGCGCCTGCTGCACTGGATTGGTCGCGGCCCTCCCCATGCCCGCGTGCGGGAAGTCCAGACCCAGTACAGCGAGGCGACGGGACTGCGTGACTTTCACGTGTACTGA